One Glycine max cultivar Williams 82 chromosome 3, Glycine_max_v4.0, whole genome shotgun sequence DNA window includes the following coding sequences:
- the LOC102668538 gene encoding uncharacterized protein: MDYSGYNYQQQPQQHSYGYNPSQIQIHPYDQSYAYQQYYTYNPQYAYFPNAYQAQFQFQPESTLLHPLGVYLIAPESTLLHPPGVYPIAPEPTLLHPPGIYPVAPEPTLFHPPGVYPVAPEPASTGPSQYRGRGGRGGRPFRGAGRGRGHGRGHGMGGGRHIPSHSSGPAFSNVPARVQPPVPPRKVCCEICKVECNSPEILEQHKVGRKHQKNMRVHEESQRRNAINGQQSEKIPTSQLNLTDQPKEVQESEKNECPTENMGSGVIINSHKEEMQLQNNVGNISEVPAEVPEGKTEDNSAARGQGLKRKKKGGKGGKYMRTNDGSKPVEPAQTMSFRCELCDVKCESQVVYQSHVAGKKHLSKLRRASSGVGQHQQQALSGALLGLQAIYPPDINALSNAINVQVQQGDNDPQVLLAQLLMTVLSQAQVPATAPVTGGVVAQIPVPTSMAGPSYEPQLLQTNPSGETKTELPGSSVGTQIEGGGSETKQQV, translated from the exons ATGGATTATTCGGGCTACAACTACCAGCAGCAACCACAACAACATTCCTATGGCTACAACCCTTCTCAGATCCAAATCCATCCCTACGATCAATCATATGCGTACCAACAATACTACACTTACAATCCCCAATATGCATATTTTCCCAATGCATATCAAGCCCAATTTCAATTCCAACCGGAATCCACCCTGCTTCACCCTCTTGGTGTCTACCTCATTGCTCCCGAATCCACCCTGCTTCACCCTCCTGGTGTCTACCCCATTGCTCCTGAACCCACCCTGCTTCACCCTCCTGGCATCTACCCCGTCGCTCCTGAACCCACCCTGTTTCACCCTCCTGGCGTCTACCCCGTCGCTCCCGAACCCGCCTCG ACTGGGCCATCTCAATACAGAGGTAGGGGTGGCAGGGGTGGTAGACCATTTAGAGGGGCTGGTCGTGGTCGAGGCCATGGTAGGGGACATGGAATGGGGGGTGGTAGACACATACCATCTCATTCTTCTGGACCTGCTTTTTCTAATGTGCCAGCTCGAGTGCAACCACCAGTACCACCGCGTAAAGTGTGCTGTGAAATTTGTAAGGTTGAGTGCAATAGTCCAGAAATCTTGGAGCAACATAAGGTTGGGAGGAAACATCAGAAGAATATGAGGGTGCATGAAGAATCGCAAAGGCGCAATGCTATAAATGGACAACAAAGTGAGAAAATTCCTACCTCTCAATTGAACTTAACAGACCAACCTAAGGAAGTTCAGGAGTCCGAGAAAAATGAATGCCCCACAGAAAATATGGGCTCGGGGGTTATAATCAATAGTCACAAGGAGGAAATGCAGCTGCAGAATAATGTAGGAAACATTTCTGAGGTTCCAGCTGAAGTGCCCGAGGGAAAAACCGAGGATAACTCTGCTGCAAGAGGCCAAGGATTGAAGcggaagaagaaaggaggaaaaggAGGTAAATACATGAGAACTAATGATGGTTCTAAGCCAGTGGAACCTGCACAAACTATGTCTTTTAGATGTGAGCTGTGTGATGTTAAATGTGAGTCACAAGTTGTTTACCAGAGTCATGTGGCTGGGAAAAAACACCTATCAAAACTAAGGCGTGCTTCATCTGGAGTAGGCCAGCACCAGCAGCAAGCTCTGTCTGGGGCACTCTTAGGGCTTCAAGCAATTTACCCACCTGACATCAATGCTCTGTCTAATGCAATTAATGTTCAAGTCCAACAAGGTGATAATGATCCGCAGGTACTTTTGGCTCAGCTCCTAATGACCGTACTATCTCAAGCACAGGTTCCAGCAACGGCACCAGTGACAGGTGGCGTGGTCGCTCAGATACCAGTACCCACATCTATGGCTGGACCGAGTTATGAACCCCAGTTGTTGCAGACAAATCCTTCTGGGGAAACAAAAACTGAGCTGCCAGGTTCAAGTGTCGGCACCCAAATTGAAGGTGGAGGTTCTGAAACTAAACAACAGGTGTGA